In the genome of Thiorhodovibrio winogradskyi, the window CCCAGATAGAGGATCGGACGCTCGGCCTGGGCGACCAGCCGTGCCGCCTCCTGCAGTAATGACGCATCCACGGCGGGCGGAGCCGTGGCGATGCCCGGTTCCGGCCAGTGTTCGATCTCCACCGTCTCCAGCTGGACATCCCGCGGAATATCGATCAGCACGGGACCTGGCCGCCCGGATGCCGCGATCTGAAACGCCTGCGGCAGGATGTGCACGAGCTCCGCCGCCGACCTGACCAGATAGTTGTGTTTCGTGATCGGGAGACTCAGGCCGTAGGTGTCGACCTCCTGAAACGCATCCGTGCCGATCAATGCGTAGGCCACCTGTCCGGTGATCGCCACCACCGGAATGGAGTCGAGCTTGGCATCGGCGATGGCCGTCAGCAGATTGGTCGCTCCGGGGCCGGACGTCGCAAAGCACACGGCGGGCTGCCGGCTGGCGCGTGCTAGCCCTTGAGCAATGAATCCGGCGCCCTGCTCGGTGCGCGTCAGCACATGTCGGATTCTGAGCGAGCTGGACAAGGCATCGTACAAAGGCAGGTTGGCGCTGCCTGGAATACCGGCGATCACGCGAACGCCTTGCCGTTCAAGCAGGCGAATCACAAGCTGGGCGCCGGTCAATCTCTCCACATTGGACACGCGATTCTCCTCAGGGACCGATCAATGCGTCGGGTTGGTCGACGAATCGACCGTTAAGCCGTGGGCGAGCCATTCGCTGACACCGTCGTCGATGCGGGCGGCGCGAAAGCCCCGCGCCCGCAGGAGTCCAACGGCCTGCTCCGACATCAGACAGAAGGGGCCACGGCAATAGGCGACGATGGGCTTATCCGACGGCAAGGCGTCTAGCTGGTGTTCCAGCTCATCGAGCGGCATGGACCGCGCGAAGGGTAGATGGGCGCTGCGATACTCGCTCTCCGGGCGCACATCGAGCACCAGGACGTCTCCTCGGCGAGCCTGCTCGAGCAGCGTCTCGCGGGAGATACCGGTCAGCTGCGCCTCGGCATCGACAAGCTGTTCCAGGGCCAGGCGCAGCTCGACGAGATGACTCTCGGCAACATCGCGCAGCGTGGCGAGCAAGGCGCCGACATCGGCGCCACTCGCGCGATAGACCATGAAGCGCCCCTCGCGCCGGACCTCAACGAGCCGCGCCTCCCGCAGCGCTCGCAGATGGGCACTGACCAGCTTGACGTCGCCGCCCGACTCGCTGGTCAAGGTCTCCACGGTCTTCTCGCCCTGTGCGAGCAGCTCCAGCAGCTCCAGCCGTTTCGGGCTCGACAGCGCTTTGCCGATCCGCGCGACTTGCTCGTAGAGCAGATCTTTGAGTTGTCGTTCTTTCATTCGTTTAATCTAACGAAAGTGAGACTGTATGGCAAGCGCCGAGTGCAGGCGTTATGCTTGCCTTGCGATCATCTGTTGTCTCCGGTGCTCGCCTGGGTGCTCATCTCAACGCTACCCGGAGCCTCAGACGCATCAGGCGCATCGGCCCATTGCCGGCGATTGATCGCATACTCGGTCACTTGGCCAACGAAAGGCAGCAGCAACATGCCGTCGAGCCGGTCGACGCGCCGGGGCTCGCGATGCTGGCGGATGCCGATGGTCATGCCCTGCTGGCCGGCACGCGGCTGGGCGCGGTAGGTGCCGAGCAGCCAGTCCCACCAGGAGAGGTTGAAGCCAAAGTTGGAGTTGGTCTCGTCGTCCTCGATCGAGTGATGCACGCGGTGCATGTCCGGGGTCACGACCAGCCAGCGCAAGGGGCGGTCGATCCAGGCCGGTAGCGCGATGTTGGCGTGGTTGAACATCGCCATCGCATTGAGGATGACCTCGAACAGGATCACCGCGACCAGCGGCGGCCCGAGCGCGGCGATCACGGCGAACTTGATCAGCATCGACAGGATGATCTCGAGCGGATGGAAGCGCGCGCCGGTGGTCAGGTCGAAGTCGAGATCGGCATGGTGGACCCGATGCAGCCGCCACAGCGCCGGCACCGCATGGAAGAGCACATGCTGCACCCAGATGGCGAAGTCGAGCACCAGCAGCGCGACCAGCACCTCGGCCCAAAACGGCCAGTCCAGCGCATTGAGCAGCCCCCAGCCGGCACTGTTGACGTACAGCGCCATACCGACTGCGGCGGCCGGAAACAGAAGCCGCAGCAGAACCGTGTTCAACACCACCAAGCCAATGTTGCTGCTCCAGCGCTGCAAGCGGGTCAGCATCCGCGTGCGCGAGGGCGCGATGACCTCCCAGGTCGCCATCAGCGCGAACACACCGAGGAAGAAGCCGAGGCGGATCATCGCCTCGTGGGTTTGGATGAAACTGTCCATCGTGTCGTGTCTCCTCCGCCTTGTGGTCAGCAGGGATTAGAGCCCTGGTTGATGAGGGAAGAAGCTTGACAGATCGCAATCCTTTGATCAACCATTAGGTTGAACGTCTCGATCTTTTCACGCATCCACCGGAGGCCGCCATGCATCGCACGCTGCTCCGCGCCCTAGGCGTCCTGCTGCTCGTCGGCGCGGTGGCGACCGCCCTGCTCTACCGCGATCGGCTCGACGTCGCGGCACTGGAGGCTTGGGTCAGCGGCGCTGGTGCCGCGGCACCGCTGATCTTCATCGGACTCTATGCGCTGGCGACGGTGCTGTTCCTGCCCGGCGCGGTGCTGACGCTGGCCGGTGGCGCCCTGTTCGGCCCGCTCTGGGGCACGCTCTACAACCTGATCGGGGCCACGCTCGGCGCCGGCTTGGCGTTTCTGATTGCGCGCCATCTCGCCGGCGACTGGGTCCAGGCGCGCGCCAAGGGCCTTAGTGCGCGGCTGATCCAGGGCGTCGAGGCCGAGGGCTGGCGCTTCGTCGCCTTCACCCGGCTGGTGCCGCTGTTTCCGTTCAACCTGCTCAACTACGCCTTGGGTCTGACGCGCATCCGCCTTCTGCCCTATCTGTTGGCGACCCTGGTGTTCATGCTGCCGGGGGCGCTGGCCTATACCTACCTGGGCTTCGTCGGTCGCGAGGCGATGGCCGGCAGCGAGGGGCTGATCCGCAATGGCTTGATCGCGCTGGCGTTGCTGGCTGCGGTGGCCTTCCTGCCGCGGCTGATCACGCGCTTGCGTCAGCGACCGATGCTGCCGGTCGCGGACTTGAATCGCTGCCTCGACGCCGAGGAAGAACAGCTCCAACAGGAAACGATCACCCACCACCCACCCACCACCAACGGAGCTATACAATGAAAAAAACCGCCCTTTCGTTCTTACCGATCCTGCTCATGCTGTCGGCACTGGTACCAGGCACCGCGCTGGCCGAGAAACCGAGCGACGCGCAGGCCCTCGCCGGCGTCACCGCCGGCAAGGTCGCCTGGGACATCAACATGGGGAATCCGCGCGCACTGCTGGTCAATCTGCGCGTGATCGACGAAACCTATGAGGATCTCAAGCGCCAGGGGGTCGAGCCCGACATGATCTTCACCTTCCGCGGTCCTTCGACGCGCCTGGTCAGCACGGAGCGCACCGATGTGCCGCTGGACGAGGAAGCCGTCTACGACGAGATCGCCCAGCAGATCAAGGCATTGCTGGCCAAGCCGAAGGTGCGCATGGAGGTCTGCTCGATCGCGACCCGCCTCGCCGGCATCGACAAGGAGACGCTGCTGCCGGGCCTTGAGGTCGTCGGCAATACCTTCGTCTCGCAGATCGGCTATCAGGCCAAAGGCTACGCGAGCATCCCGATCATGTAAGCGACTCAAAGTGCGAGTCGGCCCGTCCTGAGCCGTTGGACGGGCCGCTCCGATCAGTCAGTATGGGAGCACTCAGCCGTCCCGGCCCCGCACCCAGACCAGGCGCCCGAGCTTGGCCAGCACCAGCCGCCCCTCGCACCAACGAAAGATCGCCGGCAGAGGCGCCTGTGCAGCGGGGAAGCGCGCGCGAAACTGATCGCGATGCAGGAACTCGCACCGCGCGCTCACGGACTCAATGTCGCCGTGCAGCAGAGGCGAGAGGGTATCAAGCATGGTGCCTTAAGGGAAAACAAGGTCACAAATCTCGCTGATGGAGTGAAAAGACGCATTGACCAAGCTCAGCCCTTCCAACTGCCGACTTGAAACCTCACCCTTGCAAATTTGAAACTTCCCCATGTCCACTCCCAAACAAAGCCTCTTTGAGCAACTCGCCAGCGTCGCCCGCGCCCTCGGTAGCGCGGCGCGGCTGGAGTTGCTGGACTATCTCGCCCAGGGCGAGCGCCCTGTCGATGAACTGGCGCGCCTCTCGGGGCTGAGTGTCGCCAACACCTCCAAGCACTTGCAGCAACTCAAGGCCGCCGGGCTGGCGCAGGCGCGGCGCGATGGTCAGCATGTGCGCTATGGGCTGGCCGACGACCAGGTGCTCGCGGCTGTGGCGGCCTTGCGCGGCCTGGCTGAATGCCGTCACCGCGCCGTGGGTGAGTTGCTCGACAGCTACCTGCGCGCGCGCGACGCTCTGGAGCCGCTGCCGGCGGCGGATTTGCTGGAGCGGGTGCGCGACGGTCTGGTCACCGTCATCGACGTGCGCCCGGCCGAGGAGTATGCCCAAGGCCATGTGCCGGGCGCGCTCAATGTGCCGCTTGATGCCTTGGAACAGCGCCTCGGCGAACTGCCGCCCGAGCGCGCCATCGTCGCCTACTGTCGCGGCCCCTGGTGCGTGCTCTCCTTCGAGGCGGTCGCCCGCCTGCGCCAGGCCGGGTTCAACGCCCAGCGGCTGGAGAACGGTCTGCCGGAATGGCGTCAGGCGGGGTGGCCGGTGGAGAGGTCCACTCCTCCAGCAACACATAGAGCGCCGGCAGCACCAGCAACACCAGCAGGGTCGCGCTGAGCAGCCCGAACACCACCGAGATCACCAGCGGTTTGATGGCATCGGCCTGGGTGCTGGTCTCGGCGAGCAAGGGCAGCAAGCCGGCGATGGTGGTCAGAGAGGAGATCAGAATGGCGCGCAGGCGCTGGCGGCTGGCCTGACCGGCGGCGGCGGCGGCGCTGAGGCCGCGCGCGCGATTGGCTTGGATGAACTGTATCAGCAAAATGGCGTTGTTAACCACGATCCCAGCCAGGGAGGCGGCGCCAATCAGCGATGGCATCGACAGATGGTAGCCCAGCAGCACATGACCCCAGATGGCGCCGAGGAAGGCCAGCGGGATGGTCAGCATCACCATCAGCGGCGCGGCATAGCCGCGAAACTGCAAGGACAGAATCACAAAGATGCCGAGCAGCCCGATCAGCAGCCCGCGCCGAATCGAGCCGCCGCTCGAAGCCGAGCGCGCCACCTGCCCCTCGAACTGGACCTGCACCTCGGGATGCCGGGCCTGAAAGTCCTCCAACCAGCGCGCCTTGAGATCGGCCACAATGGCCTGACCGCTGGCCTGCCGCGCATCGACCTCGGCCTGCACGGTCACCGTGCGCTGGCCGTCGACGCGGGTGATGCGCGCCCAATCGCGTTGCTCGCGCACCGTCGCCACCGCCGCCAGGGGCACGCGCGCGCCGTTGGCCAATTGAATGGTCTGTTGCGCCAGATCCGCCCGACTGTCGCGATCCGCCGCTGTCTGGCGCACCAGAATCTCGATCTCCCAGGCGCCGATGCGCTGGCTGGCGGCGATCTCGCCGAGCCAGGCGGCGCGCAACTGCGCGGCGATGCCCTCGGCGGTCAACCCCAGGCCGTGCGCGCCTCGGCGGCGAGCAGATCGACCATCACGGTGGCCACCTGGGGGCCGGTTTCGCGCGCGCCCGGGTGCTGGTTGAACCGGGTCTGAATGGCCTCGACCAGGGGCGCGCCGCCGGGTTGCGCGGGGCTGAGTTCGGCATCGAGCTGGCGCATTGCCGCCTCGACCTGCGCGGCGACGGCCTGGGTGCGCGCCAGCGGCGTGCCCTGCGGAAACAGCAGGCGCGCTTCGAGCACATCGCCCTCGATGTCGGGCATGGCCTCGCTGCCGATATGCCCGCCGGCAAAATAGCCAAGCGAGCCGATCAGCACCAGCAGCACCGCGCCGAGTACCGCATGGCGGGCGCGAATGGCAGCGTCGGCCAGTCGCCCGATGCGCTCGCGCAGCGCGTCAAAACCGCGCTCGATCAGCCGCCGCGCACGCGCCCAGGCGCGCCTGTTCCTCCGCCACCCATTGCTGTAGGGCGGTGAACACCCGCAGTGCGTCATCGCCCAGCCCCTTGCTGACCTCCAGCACCAGGGCACGCTCGCCATTGAAGCGCAGTTGCTCCTCGGGGCGCTCGCCGACCTCGGTGATGCGCGCGATCTCGCCCAGGGTCAGCTCGCCGCCGGTCGGCGCGGCCACCACCACCAGCTCGGCCAGCGACTCGGGCGAACGGCGCTGATCGGTGAAGCGCAGCAGCAGATCGCGCTCCGCGCCTTCCAGCAGGCCGAGCGGCACATCGACACTCTGGCGCGCGATCAGGCTCGCCAGGCTCTGCGCGGTCAGCCCATGCTGGGCGAGCACATCGCGTTCAACTTCCACCTGCCACTGGCGTTGGGACAGACCCTTGATCGCCACCTCGGCCACCCCCGGCAGTCGCAGCAGGCGCGTCTCCAGCTGCCGGGCCAGGGTTTCGAGCTGCGCCAGCGGCACATCGCCGGCCAGCGCCACGGCGGCGACCAGATCGCGTTGATGCAGGGCGCTGATCACCGGCGTCTCGGCGCGCGCCGGCCACTCGCGCAGGGCGCGCACCTCGGTGTCGATATCGGTGCGAAAGCGCAGCGGGTCGCCACCCGGGGCCATGGTGGCGGTGGCGCGGCATCGGCCTCATGAAAGACCGGGGACGGCTCAATCAGCAGTGGCCGAACCCCCCGCATTGGACACCCTGGGCGGTCCGCAGGCCTTGACTCACGTCAAGTGGAGTTTGCTTCCTGCGTTGGTGCGCGGCAGTGCAAGGCGGCTGAGTTGTCAAAGCGGGTTAAACGAGGAGGAACCTGTGTTACCTCATCTCAAGACAGACCGAGGACCATCCAGCCCGTTCCGGCACAGGCGAACACGACCAGCCAGGGCGGCAGGGTCCAGAACTGGAGGGCGACCAACGCCAGCAAGGCCAGGGCGAAATCCGCCGGACCCTCGACGGTGCTCCGCCACACCGGCTGATAGAGCGCCGCCAGCAGCAGTCCGACCACGGCGGCATTGATGCCGCTGAGCGCGGCGCGCAGACGACCATGGTGGCGCAATCGGTTCCAGAAGGGCAGCACCCCGGCCACCAGGAGGAAGGAGGGCGCAAAGATGGCCAGCAGGCCGAGCAGCCCGCCCAGACCTCCAGCCAGCCAGCCGCCATCGGTCCCAAACCGGGTGGCCCCCAGAAAGGCGCCAAAGGTGAACAGGGGGCCGGGCAGCGCCTGCGCCGCCCCATAACCGGCCAGAAAGCGCTCCGGATCGATCCAGCCTTGGGTGACGAATTCGGCTTGCAGCAGTGGCAGCACCACATGGCCGCCGCCGAAGACCAGGCTGCCGGCGCGATAGCTGGCGTCGATCAGCGTCAGCGCCTGAGTCGGCGCCAACACGGCAATCAGGGGCAGCCCAATCAGCAGGAGCGCGAACAGCGCCAGCCAGGCCAGTCCAGCGACCGGACCGATGGGCGGCGGCGGTGCATCCGACTGGGCCGCCGGCGGCGTCGGTGCAAACAGGGCCGCGCCTATCAGGCCGGCAACCAGGAGCAGGACGACCTGCATCCAGGCGAACGGGATCAGCAGCACGCCACAGGCGGCGCCGGCCATCAGGGTCACGCGGGAGCGATCGGGACAGAGGCTGCGTGCCATGCCCCAGACGGCCTGAGCGACCACGGCGACCGCCGCCAGCTTCAGTCCATGCAGGGCGCCCGCCGGGATGGCGTCACTCTGGTTCACGAGTCCCAGGGCGAGCAGGATCATGGCCAGGGCGGAGGGCAGCGTGAAGCCGACCCAGGCCGCCAGGGCGCCGGCATAACCGGCGCGGGTGAGCCCCAGGGCCATGCCGACCTGACTGCTGGCCGGACCGGGCAGGAACTGGCAGAGCGCCACCAGTTCCGCATAGCTTGCCTCGGAGAGCCAGCGTCGGCGTGTGACGAATTCAGCGCGGAAATAGCCCAGATGCGCGATGGGCCCGCCGAATGAGGTCAGGCCCAGGCGCAGGAAGACGAGAAAGATCGCGCCTGGATGACGGTCATCCGGGCGGGCTGGGGAAAAAAATAAAAGGTTCGGCGCCTGCCGCAACTTATCCAGCACATGCCGCAAGGCAATCACGGGATGACGCCAGAGCATACGCGGCCCAGCATAGCGCATTACCGCACGCACCTGCTCGCGCCGCACCGCGCTGTAACAATGCACACTGCAGCGGTTACACGCCGGCTTGGCCTCCTGGAAGGGGCAGCTCGCCAGGCGCTGCTCGGCATAGACGCGCAGCCCCTCGCACGCGGCGCACAGGCCATGGCGGGCGCCGTGATGATCGCGACAGTAAAGCCCCAGCATGGCGGCGATGGCGCGCTGTTCATGGCCGATGCGCGGGCCGGGACCGTCGACGGCGCTGGACTGGCGTGAAAAAGGACGCTC includes:
- a CDS encoding efflux RND transporter permease subunit is translated as MAPGGDPLRFRTDIDTEVRALREWPARAETPVISALHQRDLVAAVALAGDVPLAQLETLARQLETRLLRLPGVAEVAIKGLSQRQWQVEVERDVLAQHGLTAQSLASLIARQSVDVPLGLLEGAERDLLLRFTDQRRSPESLAELVVVAAPTGGELTLGEIARITEVGERPEEQLRFNGERALVLEVSKGLGDDALRVFTALQQWVAEEQARLGACAAADRARF
- a CDS encoding ArsR/SmtB family transcription factor; the encoded protein is MSTPKQSLFEQLASVARALGSAARLELLDYLAQGERPVDELARLSGLSVANTSKHLQQLKAAGLAQARRDGQHVRYGLADDQVLAAVAALRGLAECRHRAVGELLDSYLRARDALEPLPAADLLERVRDGLVTVIDVRPAEEYAQGHVPGALNVPLDALEQRLGELPPERAIVAYCRGPWCVLSFEAVARLRQAGFNAQRLENGLPEWRQAGWPVERSTPPATHRAPAAPATPAGSR
- a CDS encoding ArsR/SmtB family transcription factor gives rise to the protein MKERQLKDLLYEQVARIGKALSSPKRLELLELLAQGEKTVETLTSESGGDVKLVSAHLRALREARLVEVRREGRFMVYRASGADVGALLATLRDVAESHLVELRLALEQLVDAEAQLTGISRETLLEQARRGDVLVLDVRPESEYRSAHLPFARSMPLDELEHQLDALPSDKPIVAYCRGPFCLMSEQAVGLLRARGFRAARIDDGVSEWLAHGLTVDSSTNPTH
- a CDS encoding sterol desaturase family protein → MDSFIQTHEAMIRLGFFLGVFALMATWEVIAPSRTRMLTRLQRWSSNIGLVVLNTVLLRLLFPAAAVGMALYVNSAGWGLLNALDWPFWAEVLVALLVLDFAIWVQHVLFHAVPALWRLHRVHHADLDFDLTTGARFHPLEIILSMLIKFAVIAALGPPLVAVILFEVILNAMAMFNHANIALPAWIDRPLRWLVVTPDMHRVHHSIEDDETNSNFGFNLSWWDWLLGTYRAQPRAGQQGMTIGIRQHREPRRVDRLDGMLLLPFVGQVTEYAINRRQWADAPDASEAPGSVEMSTQASTGDNR
- a CDS encoding TVP38/TMEM64 family protein; the protein is MHRTLLRALGVLLLVGAVATALLYRDRLDVAALEAWVSGAGAAAPLIFIGLYALATVLFLPGAVLTLAGGALFGPLWGTLYNLIGATLGAGLAFLIARHLAGDWVQARAKGLSARLIQGVEAEGWRFVAFTRLVPLFPFNLLNYALGLTRIRLLPYLLATLVFMLPGALAYTYLGFVGREAMAGSEGLIRNGLIALALLAAVAFLPRLITRLRQRPMLPVADLNRCLDAEEEQLQQETITHHPPTTNGAIQ
- a CDS encoding nitrous oxide-stimulated promoter family protein, with translation MSERPFSRQSSAVDGPGPRIGHEQRAIAAMLGLYCRDHHGARHGLCAACEGLRVYAEQRLASCPFQEAKPACNRCSVHCYSAVRREQVRAVMRYAGPRMLWRHPVIALRHVLDKLRQAPNLLFFSPARPDDRHPGAIFLVFLRLGLTSFGGPIAHLGYFRAEFVTRRRWLSEASYAELVALCQFLPGPASSQVGMALGLTRAGYAGALAAWVGFTLPSALAMILLALGLVNQSDAIPAGALHGLKLAAVAVVAQAVWGMARSLCPDRSRVTLMAGAACGVLLIPFAWMQVVLLLVAGLIGAALFAPTPPAAQSDAPPPPIGPVAGLAWLALFALLLIGLPLIAVLAPTQALTLIDASYRAGSLVFGGGHVVLPLLQAEFVTQGWIDPERFLAGYGAAQALPGPLFTFGAFLGATRFGTDGGWLAGGLGGLLGLLAIFAPSFLLVAGVLPFWNRLRHHGRLRAALSGINAAVVGLLLAALYQPVWRSTVEGPADFALALLALVALQFWTLPPWLVVFACAGTGWMVLGLS
- a CDS encoding DsrE family protein; this encodes MKKTALSFLPILLMLSALVPGTALAEKPSDAQALAGVTAGKVAWDINMGNPRALLVNLRVIDETYEDLKRQGVEPDMIFTFRGPSTRLVSTERTDVPLDEEAVYDEIAQQIKALLAKPKVRMEVCSIATRLAGIDKETLLPGLEVVGNTFVSQIGYQAKGYASIPIM